A part of Triplophysa dalaica isolate WHDGS20190420 chromosome 17, ASM1584641v1, whole genome shotgun sequence genomic DNA contains:
- the g6pc3 gene encoding glucose-6-phosphatase 3, translating into MEIIYHQGVLMAEALQLRTKRFEDFWLVSSHMGDPKAAVLLLFPVAFYVHRRTGIAVIWVAALSEWLNLVLKWILFGERPYWWIRQSGLFSENPLNVQQFISTCETGPGSPSGHAMVTGAVWWVIVSSLAVFFHARTGSKVLAAVPYLFYAVLLGCVGLSRIFILAHFPHQVIAGLLTGVMLGVCLNRSVPEGRPLLFFLGYSMALLFGALLLHSALQSIGIDLSWSIVLAKRWCSHSEWVRMDTAPFSSLTRDTGALLGLGLAQFWKPGGWTLPWVPRTLCLALSSLALHYVNSFQLPTFPPLLFYSLFFLKYTLVPQVVMVLIPGFVHLLTAKPKKD; encoded by the exons ATGGAGATCATATACCACCAAGGCGTGTTGATGGCTGAGGCTCTTCAGCTGAGAACGAAACGATTTGAAGATTTTTGGCTTGTTTCTTCCCATATGGGAGACCCCAAAGCTGCAGTTCTCCTGTTATTTCCAGTTGCGTTTTATGTACATCGGCGGACTGGCATCGCTGTCATCTGGGTGGCAGCTTTATCAGAATGGCTGAATTTAGTCCTTAAATG GATCCTATTTGGGGAGAGGCCCTACTGGTGGATAAGACAATCGGGCTTGTTTTCTGAAAACCCACTGAATGTCCAGCAGTTCATATCCACTTGTGAAACTGGCCCAG GCAGTCCCTCAGGTCACGCTATGGTCACTGGTGCTGTCTGGTGGGTGATTGTGTCCTCTTTGGCTGTATTCTTTCATGCACGCACAGGCAG TAAGGTGTTAGCTGCAGTGCCGTACTTGTTTTATGCAGTTTTGTTGGGATGTGTAGGTCTTTCCCGGATATTTATCCTGGCTCACTTCCCTCACCAAGTCATCGCAGGTCTTCTGACAG GGGTGATGCTGGGGGTTTGTCTGAACCGATCTGTGCCTGAAGGTCGCCCTCTTCTGTTCTTCTTGGGCTACAGCATGGCTCTTCTCTTTGGGGCTCTTCTGCTGCACTCTGCTTTGCAGAGCATTGGAATTGATCTGTCTTG GTCTATTGTGCTGGCTAAGAGGTGGTGTTCTCACTCAGAATGGGTTCGAATGGATACAGCACCCTTTTCCTCTCTAACCCGTGATACTGGGGCTCTGTTAGGTCTTGGACTTGCACAGTTTTGGAAGCCAGGTGGTTGGACTCTTCCTTGGGTACCCAGGACTCTTTGTCTGGCTCTCTCATCACTGGCCCTCCACTATGTCAACAGTTTCCAGCTACCCACGTTTCCTCCTCTGCTCTTCTACTCCCTGTTCTTCCTCAAATACACTCTTGTGCCACAGGTGGTCATGGTATTAATCCCAGGATTTGTGCATCTCCTAACAGCCAAACCCAAGAAAGACTGA